From a region of the Lepus europaeus isolate LE1 chromosome 17, mLepTim1.pri, whole genome shotgun sequence genome:
- the LOC133775703 gene encoding protein SET-like: MAPKRPSLLLPQMKKPRAAPGLRPADTLASRGLLTGEKEQQEATEHIDEVQNEIDRLNEQASEEILKVEQKYNKLRQPFFQKRSELITKIPNFWVTTFVNHPQVSALLGEEDEEALHYLTRVEVTKFEDIKSGYRIDFYFDENPYFENKVLSKEFHLNESGDPSSKSTEIKWKSGKDLMKCSSQTQNKASRKRQHEEPESFFTWFTDHSDTGADELGEAIKDDIWPNPLQYYLVPDMDDEEGEGEDDDDDDDDDDDDDDDEGL; the protein is encoded by the coding sequence ATGGCCCCCAAACGCCCGTCTTTGCTCCTTCCTCAAATGAAGAAGCCAAGAGCAGCTCCTGGCCTGAGGCCGGCGGACACATTGGCCTCTCGGGGTTTGTTGACGGGAGAAAAAGAACAACAAGAAGCAACTGAACATATTGAtgaagtacaaaatgaaatagacAGACTTAATGAACAAGCCAGTGAGGAGATTTTGAAAGTAGAACAGAAATATAACAAACTCCGCCAACCATTTTTTCAGAAGAGGTCAGAACTGATCACCAAAATCCCAAATTTTTGGGTAACAACATTTGTCAACCATCCGCAAGTGTCTGCACTGCTTGGGGAGGAGGATGAAGAGGCGCTGCATTATCTGACCAGAGTGGAAGTGACAAAATTTGAAGATATTAAATCAGGTTAcagaatagatttttattttgatgaaaatccttactttgaaaataaagttctctccaaagaatttcaTCTGAATGAGAGTGGTGATCCATCTTCAAAGTCCACCGAAATCAAATGGAAATCTGGAAAGGATCTGATGAAATGTTCAAGTCAAACGCAGAACAAAGCCAGCAGGAAGAGGCAACATGAGGAGCCAGAGAGCTTCTTCACCTGGTTTACTGACCATTCTGACACAGGTGCGGATGAGTTAGGAGAGGCCATCAAGGATGATATCTGGCCGAATCCATTGCAGTACTACTTGGTTCCTGATATGGATGatgaagaaggggaaggagaagatgatgatgatgatgatgatgatgatgatgatgatgatgatgatgaaggctTGTAA